Proteins found in one Sorghum bicolor cultivar BTx623 chromosome 1, Sorghum_bicolor_NCBIv3, whole genome shotgun sequence genomic segment:
- the LOC8065660 gene encoding uncharacterized protein LOC8065660, which produces MPAPPAAPPAPPAAPWRRHAPAAASSTPRTVLLLLPIVLLLLFVLSKAPDLTFSTTTSSSSSSRHLPGDLRSFDCYASRQAFPVVANLVEGVPYPFLYSLADMGTLPDHPHKNIARLLKGKRFRKPDISETIQELLAGEVGRGEPSGGLVVDVGANVGMASFAAAVMGFRVLAFEPVFENLQRICDGVYLNRVQDRVVVYHAAASDQVGTITMHQVIGRLDNSAISAIGAKLAFKSNAEIAVEVSTIPLDEVVPDTERVLMIKVDVQGWEYHVLRGASKLLSRRKGEAPYLIYEEDERLLQASNSSAQEIRAFLTSVGYNHCTRHGNDAHCTKE; this is translated from the exons ATGCCGGCCCCGCCGGCCGCGCCGCCGGCGCCACCGGCCGCTCCCTGGCGCCGGCACGCTCCGGCGGCGGCCTCTTCCACTCCCAGAAccgtcctgctcctcctcccgaTCGTCCTCCTGCTCCTCTTCGTGCTCTCCAAAGCGCCGGATCTAACTttctccaccaccacctcctcctcctcctcctcccgccacCTTCCAGGCGACCTCCGCTCCTTCGACTGCTACGCCTCGCGGCAGGCTTTCCCGGTCGTCGCCAACCTTGTGGAGGGCGTGCCCTACCCCTTCCTCTACTCGCTCGCCGACATGGGCACCCTCCCCGACCACCCCCACAAGAACATCGCTCGCCTCCTCAAGGGCAAGCGCTTCCGCAAGCCCGACATCTCCGAGACCATCCAGGAGCTGCTCGCCGGGGAGGTGGGGAGGGGGGAACCATCCGGTGGTTTGGTGGTGGACGTGGGGGCCAATGTCGGCATGGCATCGTTCGCGGCCGCCGTGATGGGGTTCCGGGTGCTGGCGTTCGAGCCCGTGTTCGAGAACCTGCAGCGGATCTGCGACGGGGTGTACCTCAACAGGGTGCAGGACCGCGTTGTGGTGTATCACGCGGCAGCTTCTGATCAAGTTGGGACTATTACGATGCACCAG GTGATTGGCCGACTTGACAACAGTGCTATATCTGCAATTGGTGCAAAGTTAGCATTCAAGTCTAATGCAGAAATTGCTGTTGAAGTTTCCACAATTCCACTGGATGAAGTTGTTCCAGATACTGAGAGAGTTCTTATGATCAAAGTTGATGTTCAAGGCTGGGAGTACCACGTACTGAGAGGTGCATCAAAATTGCTTTCAAGGAGGAAAGGTGAAGCTCCCTACCTTATATATGAAGAAGATGAACGCCTGCTGCAGGCTAGCAACAGCAGTGCACAGGAGATAAGGGCATTTCTAACTAGTGTTGGTTACAATCACTGTACAAGGCATGGAAATGATGCTCACTGTACAAAGGAATAG
- the LOC8063043 gene encoding putative disease resistance protein RGA3: MFPRNWEFEAEQLILLWIAQGFVHPDGSRRLEDIGKEYINDLQNKSFFTIQKKEFVSYYVIPPVIYELAKSVAAEECFRIGGDEWTRIPSSVRHLSVHLDSLSALDDTIPYKNLRTLIFLPSRTVAAINVSIPPVALNNIRSLRVLDLSLCMMDRLPDSISNCVHLRYLNISSTTITTVPEFLCKLYHLQVLNLSGCRLGKLPSRMNNLVNLRHLTAANQIISAITNIGRLKCLQRLPTFKVTRERTQSIVQLGYLLELQGSLQIRNLENIDAPNEAKEAMLCKKRQLSVLQLMWASDRDEVNGRREEDVLEALQPHENLKRLDIVGWMGFKSPNWLENEWLSNLELIFLSGCNAWEQLPPLGQLPSIRIIWLQRLKMLRQIGPYGIGSQMETFQSLEELVLDDMPELNEWLWSGQTMRNLQNVVIKDCNKLKALPPVPPNLTEITIAGKGLSAQMNTEIIARFRSLRSIITDQMTILRCSLLKERLELIESLDIQDCSEITSFSADDDDILLQLKSLQNLCISGCNTLRSLPSTLSSVQSLDKLVLWNCPVLESLTEEPLPLSVRKIEVALCHPLLKERLIKEYGVDWPKIAHIPWIEIDGEIL, from the exons ATGTTCCCCAGGAACTGGGAATTTGAAGCTGAGCAGCTGATTCTACTGTGGATAGCACAAGGTTTTGTGCACCCAGATGGTTCCAGGAGATTGGAGGACATTGGGAAAGAATACATAAATGATCTACAAAACAAGTCATTCTTCACGATACAGAAGAAAGAATTTGTCAGCTATTATGTGATAccacctgtaatttatgagctTGCAAAATCAGTTGCAGCTGAAGAATGCTTCAGAATAGGAGGTGATGAATGGACAAGAATCCCATCATCAGTACGCCATCTATCAGTACATCTAGATAGCCTTTCAGCACTTGATGACACAATCCCATACAAGAATTTACGCACTCTCATTTTCCTCCCTAGCAGAACAGTGGCTGCAATCAATGTTTCCATCCCTCCAGTGGCTCTCAATAACATAAGAAGCCTCCGTGTGTTGGATTTATCCCTGTGCATGATGGACAGACTTCCTGATAGCATATCAAATTGTGTGCACCTCCGATACCTAAATATCTCATCTACTACCATCACTACAGTACCAGAATTCTTGTGCAAACTCTACCACCTACAGGTTCTGAATTTATCAGGTTGCAGGCTTGGAAAATTGCCTTCCAGAATGAACAACTTGGTCAATCTACGACATCTCACAGCAGCTAATCAGATTATTTCAGCCATAACAAACATTGGCAGGCTGAAATGCCTTCAGAGATTGCCAACTTTCAAGGTTACCAGAGAGAGAACACAAAGTATAGTTCAGCTTGGGTACCTACTAGAACTCCAAGGATCCCTACAGATCAGAAACCTTGAGAATATTGATGCTCCAAATGAGGCAAAGGAAGCCATGCTTTGTAAGAAACGCCAGCTCTCTGTGCTGCAGCTAATGTGGGCATCTGATCGAGATGAGGTAAATGGAAGAAGGGAAGAGGATGTGCTAGAAGCTCTCCAACCGCACGAAAATCTAAAGAGACTAGACATCGTGGGTTGGATGGGATTCAAATCGCCTAATTGGCTTGAGAACGAATGGCTAAGCAATCTTGAGCTTATTTTCCTAAGTGGCTGCAATGCGTGGGAGCAGCTTCCACCACTTGGTCAGCTTCCCTCCATCCGAATAATCTGGTTGCAGCGTTTGAAAATGTTGAGGCAGATAGGCCCATATGGCATTGGCAGCCAAATGGAGACATTTCAGTCACTAGAAGAGCTGGTGCTTGATGACATGCCAGAACTCAATGAGTGGTTATGGAGTGGCCAGACAATGAGGAATTTACAGAACGTTGTGATCAAGGACTGCAATAAGCTCAAAGCGCTGCCTCCGGTACCTCCTAACCTTACAGAGATAACAATTGCAGGGAAAGG ATTATCTGCACAAATGAACACAGAAATAATTGCAAGGTTTAGGTCACTTAGAAGCATTATCACTGATCAAATGACAATACTAAGGTGTTCTCTTTTAAAAGAAAGGCTTGAGCTCATTGAGAGCCTAGACATCCAAGATTGCTCAGAGATCACCTCCTTCAGTGCAGACGATGATGATATCCTCCTACAGCTAAAGTCACTCCAGAACTTATGTATATCTGGTTGCAACACTCTGAGATCACTTCCTTCCACTCTATCCAGCGTGCAATCCCTGGATAAGCTGGTCTTATGGAACTGCCCTGTGTTGGAATCACTGACAGAGGAACCACTGCCTCTATCAGTTAGGAAGATTGAAGTTGCACTCTGTCACCCACTGCTCAAGGAGAGGCTCATAAAAGAATATGGAGTTGACTGGCCAAAGATTGCACACATCCCTTGGATTGAAATAGATGGTGAAATTTTGTAG
- the LOC8065659 gene encoding aldose 1-epimerase, translating into MEQLVGVHHHHHHHHHHSLSPRAPRTPTRPQPQPHPLLHHLPPSNNRLRDLHSQIRIHPAVPAAASRVIRATPPFFLVLLAAVYLLASVTIFSAPTPLLRLRLASPRPLLLPMPAPPPPELFDLDGGSVRVRLTNVGAAVTSLLVPDKNGVLADVVLGFDSLDPYLNGTSPYFGCIVGRVANRIKDGKFTLNGVQYNLSINNPPNTLHGGFKGFDKTVWEVAEYNKGDKPSITFKYYSKDGEEGYPGDVSVTVRYSLLPSATLKLEMEAIPLNKATPISLAQHTYWNLAGHDSGDVLSHSIQIWGSQITPVDQTSIPTGEFMPVSGTPFDFLTGNRIGSRIDQVPGGYDHNYMLDSSEVRSGLRHVAKVSDPSSLRALDIWADAPGVQFYTGNFLHGIVGKGGAVYGKHSGLCLETQGFPNAVNQPNFPSVVFHPGEKYRHTMLFEFSTM; encoded by the exons ATGGAGCAGCTGGTGGGAGttcaccaccaccatcaccaccaccaccaccactcgcTCTCCCCTCGGGCTCCTCGCACCCCGACCCgcccgcagccgcagccgcaccCGCTCCTCCACCACCTCCCCCCGTCCAACAACAGGCTCCGGGATCTCCACTCCCAGATTCGCATCCACCCCGCGGTCCCCGCGGCCGCCAGCAGGGTCATCCGCGCCACCCCGCCCTtcttcctcgtcctcctcgccgccgtctACCTCCTCgcctccgtcaccatcttcTCCGCCCCCACGCCgctgctccgcctccgcctcgccTCGCCCAGGCCGCTGCTCCTCCCGatgcccgcgccgccgccgccggagctcTTTGATCTGGACGGCGGGAGCGTGCGGGTCCGCCTCACCAATGTCGGCGCCGCCGTCACCTCGCTCCTCGTCCCGGACAAGAACG GGGTTCTCGCTGATGTGGTGCTCGGATTCGACTCGCTGGATCCGTACCTG AATGGAACCTCACCTTACTTCGGCTGCATTGTTGGTCGAGTTGCAAATAGAATCAAGGATGGAAAGTTCACTCTAAATGGGGTGCAGTACAATCTGAGTATCAACAACCCACCTAACACTCTTCATG GTGGATTTAAAGGGTTTGACAAAACTGTATGGGAAGTCGCTGAATATAACAAAGGGGACAAGCCTTCAATTACCTTCAAGTATTATAGTAAAGATGGAGAGGAAG GTTACCCAGGCGATGTTTCTGTTACTGTCAGATATTCACTTCTTCCAAGTGCAACACTGAAGCTTGAGATGGAAGCCATACCATTGAACAAGGCCACACCCATCAGTTTAGCACAGCACACCTATTGGAACCTGGCAGGCCACGACTCAGGAGATGTGCTTTCACATTCGATCCAGATATGGGGCTCTCAGATAACTCCAGTAGATCAAACCTCAATACCTACAGGCGAGTTCATGCCAGTAAGTGGCACTCCCTTTGATTTTCTGACTGGGAATAGGATTGGAAGCAGAATTGATCAGGTCCCTGGTGGTTATGATCATAATTACATGCTTGACTCCAGTGAAGTGAGGTCAGGTTTGCGACACGTGGCAAAAGTGTCAGACCCATCTAGTTTGAGGGCCCTAGACATTTGGGCTGATGCACCTGGAGTGCAGTTCTACACTGGAAATTTCCTTCATGGTATTGTGGGCAAAGGAGGTGCGGTCTATGGAAAGCATTCTGGCCTCTGCCTCGAGACTCAAGGTTTCCCAAATGCTGTTAATCAACCTAATTTTCCCTCAGTTGTCTTTCACCCTGGTGAGAAGTACAGGCATACGATGCTGTTTGAGTTCTCTACTATGTAG